Proteins encoded by one window of Dryocola sp. LX212:
- a CDS encoding sugar ABC transporter ATP-binding protein produces the protein MTVTTPLLSLRGITKLFPGVRALENIHLDLWPGKVTALIGENGAGKSTLVKVMTGIYQPEEGELLYKAIPITLPNPESAHKVGITAIHQETVLFDELTVTENIFVGHYLYRGLFKKLDWPAMHQQTRDLLARLEVQIDPRATLKTLSIAQRHMVAIARALSFDAQVVILDEPTAALSQHEIVEFYQIVGRLKREGKAILFISHKFDEIFAIADHYTILRDGVYIGSGQISDISEERMVTMMVGREISHAYPKTSCEPGETVLEVKDLCHPTEFAHINFTLRKGEILGFYGLVGAGRTELMQALSGVSRPSHGEIRLNGQPVQFSQPADAIRAGIVCVPEERQKQGAIIALPISQNISLPQLSRLNPNGVLNDAREWALADKYAKRLQVKASSWRQPVETLSGGNQQKVVIGKWLATKPAVIILDEPTKGIDIGSKAAVHQFMSELVGQGLAVIMVSSELPEVMGMADRIIVMHEGLMVAEYKAGEASAETIVSAASGVGEEAAYHVADPA, from the coding sequence ATGACAGTTACCACACCGCTGCTGTCACTCAGGGGGATAACCAAACTGTTCCCCGGCGTGCGCGCCCTTGAAAACATTCACCTCGACCTGTGGCCGGGCAAGGTCACCGCGCTTATCGGTGAGAACGGCGCGGGCAAATCAACGCTGGTCAAAGTGATGACCGGAATTTACCAGCCCGAAGAGGGCGAGCTGCTCTATAAAGCGATCCCGATAACGCTGCCCAACCCGGAGTCGGCGCACAAGGTCGGCATCACGGCGATTCATCAGGAAACCGTGCTCTTCGACGAGCTGACGGTCACCGAAAACATTTTTGTTGGTCACTATCTGTATCGCGGCCTGTTTAAGAAACTCGACTGGCCCGCCATGCACCAGCAGACACGGGATCTTCTCGCCCGCCTCGAAGTGCAAATAGACCCCCGCGCCACGCTGAAAACCCTGAGCATCGCCCAGCGCCATATGGTGGCGATTGCCCGCGCGCTGTCGTTCGACGCCCAGGTAGTGATTCTGGATGAGCCAACCGCCGCCCTTTCGCAGCATGAAATCGTCGAGTTCTACCAGATCGTCGGGCGCCTGAAGCGCGAAGGCAAAGCCATCCTGTTTATCTCGCACAAGTTCGACGAAATTTTTGCGATTGCCGACCACTACACGATACTGCGCGACGGCGTATATATCGGCTCCGGGCAAATCAGCGACATCAGCGAAGAGCGCATGGTGACGATGATGGTCGGGCGCGAGATCAGCCACGCGTACCCGAAAACGTCCTGCGAGCCGGGCGAAACGGTGCTGGAGGTGAAAGATCTCTGTCACCCAACGGAGTTCGCGCACATCAATTTCACCCTGCGCAAAGGCGAAATCCTCGGTTTCTACGGCCTGGTCGGCGCCGGGCGTACGGAGCTGATGCAGGCGCTGTCCGGCGTGTCACGCCCGAGCCACGGCGAAATCCGCCTCAACGGGCAGCCGGTGCAGTTCAGCCAGCCCGCGGACGCCATCAGGGCCGGGATTGTCTGCGTGCCGGAAGAGCGCCAGAAGCAGGGGGCAATTATCGCGCTGCCCATCAGCCAGAACATCAGCCTGCCGCAGCTTTCCCGCCTCAACCCGAACGGCGTGCTGAACGACGCCCGGGAATGGGCGCTGGCGGATAAATATGCGAAGCGGCTCCAGGTCAAAGCCTCAAGCTGGCGTCAGCCGGTCGAAACCCTTTCCGGCGGCAACCAGCAGAAGGTCGTCATCGGCAAATGGCTGGCGACAAAACCTGCCGTCATTATTCTGGACGAGCCAACAAAGGGCATTGATATCGGCTCTAAGGCGGCGGTGCATCAGTTTATGTCCGAGCTGGTCGGCCAGGGGCTGGCGGTGATCATGGTGTCGTCGGAGCTGCCGGAGGTGATGGGCATGGCCGACCGGATTATCGTCATGCATGAAGGGCTGATGGTGGCGGAATATAAGGCCGGCGAAGCGAGCGCAGAGACTATCGTCAGCGCCGCCAGCGGCGTTGGCGAGGAGGCGGCATATCATGTGGCAGACCCTGCTTAA
- the rhaS gene encoding rhamnose ABC transporter substrate-binding protein produces MKIKAIVGCTLTVAALALSGSALAEVKIALVAKSLGNGFFEAANVGAQEAAKELGDVKVIYTGPTTTTAEAQIEVLNGLIAQGVDAIAISANDPDALVPVLKKAMQRGIKVVSWDSGVAKEGRQIHLNPSNNALIGETNVKLAADALKAMNVEKGDVAVLSATPTSTNQNIWIAEMKKVLPKYPSVNLVTVAYGDDLSDKSYRETVGLLKSYPDLKVIVSPSSVGIVAAAQAVKDQGKIGKVYVTGLGLPSEMAGAVKSGASKSFAIWNPIDLGYAATYLADDLVKGSATKTEASMGKLGKVKLDADGSGAMAEPFVYDASNIDKFSKIF; encoded by the coding sequence ATGAAAATTAAAGCAATAGTAGGCTGTACACTCACCGTTGCCGCACTGGCGTTGTCCGGTTCTGCCCTTGCCGAAGTGAAGATCGCGCTGGTGGCGAAATCCCTCGGCAACGGTTTCTTTGAAGCTGCGAACGTGGGGGCGCAGGAGGCCGCCAAAGAGCTGGGGGATGTGAAAGTCATTTACACCGGCCCGACGACCACTACCGCAGAAGCACAGATTGAAGTGCTCAACGGCCTGATCGCTCAGGGCGTTGATGCCATCGCCATTTCCGCTAACGATCCGGATGCCCTTGTCCCGGTGCTGAAAAAGGCCATGCAGCGCGGCATTAAAGTCGTCTCCTGGGATTCTGGCGTGGCAAAAGAGGGCCGTCAGATCCACCTTAATCCCTCCAATAACGCGCTGATTGGCGAAACCAACGTTAAGCTTGCCGCCGACGCGCTGAAGGCGATGAACGTCGAGAAAGGCGACGTGGCGGTATTAAGCGCGACGCCGACCTCAACCAACCAGAACATCTGGATTGCAGAGATGAAAAAGGTGCTGCCGAAGTACCCTTCCGTCAACCTGGTGACCGTGGCCTACGGCGACGACCTGTCTGACAAGAGCTACCGCGAAACCGTCGGCCTGCTGAAATCTTACCCTGATCTAAAAGTCATCGTTTCCCCCTCCTCGGTGGGCATCGTTGCCGCCGCGCAGGCGGTGAAGGACCAGGGAAAAATCGGTAAGGTTTACGTGACCGGCCTCGGCCTGCCGTCTGAAATGGCGGGCGCGGTGAAATCCGGCGCGTCAAAAAGCTTCGCCATCTGGAACCCTATCGACCTGGGCTACGCGGCAACCTACCTGGCGGATGACTTAGTCAAAGGCAGCGCCACCAAAACCGAAGCCAGCATGGGCAAGCTGGGCAAAGTTAAGCTCGACGCCGACGGCAGCGGCGCGATGGCCGAACCGTTTGTTTACGACGCCAGCAACATCGATAAATTCTCCAAAATTTTCTGA
- the rhaM gene encoding L-rhamnose mutarotase, whose amino-acid sequence MIRKAFVMQVNPDAHEEYQRRHTPIWPELEAVLKQHGAHHYAIYLDAERHLLFATVEIESEARWNAVAQTEVCQRWWKHMSEIMPSNPDNSPVSAELKEVFYLA is encoded by the coding sequence ATGATACGCAAAGCATTTGTGATGCAGGTAAACCCCGATGCCCATGAAGAATACCAACGCCGCCATACGCCGATTTGGCCGGAGCTGGAGGCGGTACTTAAACAGCACGGTGCTCACCACTACGCTATTTATCTTGATGCCGAACGCCACCTGCTTTTTGCAACGGTAGAGATAGAGTCGGAAGCCCGCTGGAACGCGGTGGCGCAAACCGAAGTCTGCCAGCGCTGGTGGAAGCACATGAGCGAAATTATGCCGAGCAACCCGGACAACAGCCCGGTGAGCGCGGAGTTAAAAGAGGTGTTTTATCTCGCGTAA
- the fucO gene encoding lactaldehyde reductase: MSFMLALPKISLHGAGAIGDMVKLVAGKNWGKALVVTDGQLVKMGLLDSLFTALDAHQLSYELFDEVFPNPTEELVQKGFAAYQTADCDYIIAFGGGSPIDTAKAVKILTANPGPSTAYSGVGKVVNAGVPLVAINTTAGTAAEMTSNAVIIDSQRQVKEVIIDSNIIPDIAVDDASVMLEIPASVTAATGMDALTHAVEAYVSVGAHPLTDANALEAIRLISTWLPKAVDDGHNLEAREMMAYGQYMAGMAFNSAGLGLVHALAHQPGATHNLPHGVCNAILLPIIEAFNRPQAVARFAQVASAMGVNTQGMNEDQASHKAIEAIRALSARVGIPSGFSQLGVKSSDIEGWLDKALADPCAPSNPRTATREEVRELYLEAL, translated from the coding sequence ATGAGTTTTATGTTGGCCTTACCAAAAATCAGCCTTCACGGCGCGGGCGCAATCGGCGATATGGTTAAGCTGGTTGCGGGAAAAAACTGGGGCAAAGCGCTGGTCGTCACCGACGGTCAGCTGGTGAAAATGGGGCTGCTCGACAGCCTGTTCACCGCTCTGGACGCTCATCAGCTCTCTTACGAACTGTTTGACGAGGTCTTCCCGAACCCGACCGAGGAGCTGGTGCAGAAGGGGTTCGCCGCGTACCAGACGGCAGATTGCGACTACATCATCGCCTTCGGCGGCGGCAGCCCAATCGACACGGCCAAAGCGGTGAAGATCCTGACCGCCAACCCCGGCCCGTCTACCGCTTATTCCGGCGTAGGCAAAGTGGTTAACGCGGGCGTGCCTCTGGTGGCGATTAACACCACGGCAGGAACGGCGGCGGAGATGACCAGCAACGCGGTGATCATCGACTCGCAGCGCCAGGTGAAAGAAGTAATTATCGATTCAAACATCATCCCGGATATCGCCGTGGACGACGCGAGCGTGATGCTGGAGATCCCTGCCAGCGTTACAGCCGCAACGGGCATGGATGCGCTAACCCACGCGGTTGAAGCCTATGTTTCGGTCGGCGCACACCCGCTTACCGATGCCAACGCGCTGGAAGCAATTCGATTAATCAGCACCTGGCTGCCGAAGGCCGTGGATGACGGGCATAACCTTGAAGCGCGCGAGATGATGGCTTACGGTCAATATATGGCAGGGATGGCGTTCAACAGCGCGGGCCTTGGCCTGGTGCATGCGCTGGCGCATCAGCCCGGGGCCACGCACAACCTGCCCCACGGCGTCTGCAACGCCATCCTGCTGCCAATTATCGAAGCCTTTAACCGCCCGCAGGCCGTTGCGCGCTTTGCGCAGGTCGCCTCAGCCATGGGTGTGAACACGCAGGGGATGAATGAAGATCAGGCGAGCCACAAGGCGATCGAGGCGATCCGCGCCCTTTCCGCCCGCGTCGGCATTCCGTCCGGCTTCAGCCAGCTCGGCGTGAAGTCGTCGGACATTGAAGGCTGGTTAGATAAAGCCCTCGCCGACCCGTGCGCGCCTTCTAACCCACGCACCGCCACCCGTGAAGAGGTGCGCGAGCTCTATCTGGAGGCTTTATGA
- a CDS encoding ABC transporter permease translates to MNKTLISEQAAPVARPHSRLKKLLCWETFLLAVTLAVFVANALASPYFLNIWNLSDATFNFTEKAIVVLPMAMLIIAREIDLSVASTIALSSTAMGFCAQAGMDTPGLVCVGLGVGLLCGLFNGWLVTRFNLSSIVITIGTMSLYRGITYILLGDQALNAWPESFAWFGQGYVWGALSFEFTLFVVLAGAFAFLLHRTNFGRRTYAIGNNPTGAWYSGINVKRHNMILFMLVGVMSGLAAVLLTSRLGSTRPTIAMGWELAVVTMAVLGGVNILGGSGSIIGVIIAAFLMGLVTFGLSLLNVPGIVMSIIVGLMLIVVISLPILTRRLIQRRVDKRSVIHH, encoded by the coding sequence ATGAATAAAACGCTGATCTCTGAGCAGGCGGCCCCCGTCGCCCGTCCCCACTCGCGCCTGAAAAAGCTGCTGTGCTGGGAAACGTTCTTACTGGCGGTCACGCTGGCGGTATTTGTAGCGAACGCGCTGGCATCTCCCTATTTCCTGAATATCTGGAACCTGTCGGACGCCACGTTCAACTTCACCGAGAAAGCGATCGTCGTGCTGCCAATGGCGATGCTGATTATTGCCCGGGAAATTGACCTGTCCGTAGCCTCCACCATCGCGCTCAGCTCCACGGCGATGGGCTTTTGCGCGCAGGCGGGCATGGATACGCCGGGGCTGGTCTGCGTGGGTCTGGGCGTCGGGCTGCTTTGCGGCCTGTTCAACGGCTGGCTGGTGACGCGCTTTAACCTGTCATCCATCGTCATCACCATCGGCACCATGAGCCTGTACCGCGGCATTACCTACATCCTGCTCGGCGACCAGGCGCTGAACGCCTGGCCTGAAAGCTTCGCGTGGTTCGGACAGGGCTACGTGTGGGGCGCGCTGTCGTTTGAATTCACATTGTTTGTCGTGCTGGCGGGCGCGTTCGCCTTCCTGCTGCACAGAACCAACTTCGGTCGCCGCACCTACGCCATCGGCAATAACCCGACCGGCGCCTGGTATTCCGGCATCAACGTTAAGCGGCACAACATGATCCTGTTCATGCTGGTCGGCGTGATGTCGGGGCTTGCGGCGGTGCTGCTGACCTCAAGGTTAGGCAGTACAAGGCCGACGATTGCCATGGGCTGGGAGCTTGCCGTGGTGACCATGGCGGTGCTGGGCGGCGTCAATATTCTTGGCGGCTCCGGCAGCATAATCGGGGTGATTATCGCCGCCTTCCTGATGGGACTGGTGACCTTCGGCCTGAGCCTGCTCAACGTGCCGGGCATCGTGATGTCGATTATCGTCGGCCTGATGCTGATCGTGGTGATTTCCCTGCCGATTCTTACCCGGCGCTTAATACAACGTAGGGTGGATAAGCGCAGCGTCATTCACCACTAA
- a CDS encoding ABC transporter permease has protein sequence MWQTLLKHREALLAGVIVLMVLAIGSRAPSFLAPSNLVEMFNDTSILIILALGQMMVLLTRGIDLSMAANLALTGMCVALLNFHHPEIPVAVLLVIATLLGLLMGIINGLLVWKLGIPAIVVTLGTMSIFRGIIFLLTNGGWINAHQMSAGFLALPRTAVLGMPLLSWCAVAALLLIGYFLRYSRTGRAMYTAGGNATAAYYTGINAGKMQFVSFSLSGALAGFCGYLWISRFAVAYVDVANGFELQIVAACVIGGISTMGGIGRVLGCLFGALFLGVINNALPVIGVSPFWQMAISGAVIVIAVLLNERGNKRKGRLILRDVALSRQKEAVKP, from the coding sequence ATGTGGCAGACCCTGCTTAAACATCGTGAGGCCCTGCTCGCCGGGGTCATTGTGCTGATGGTGCTGGCGATTGGTAGCCGTGCGCCGTCGTTCCTCGCGCCGTCCAACCTGGTGGAGATGTTCAACGACACATCCATTCTGATTATTCTCGCGCTCGGCCAGATGATGGTGCTGCTCACCAGGGGCATCGACCTGTCGATGGCGGCCAACCTGGCGCTGACAGGCATGTGCGTAGCTCTGCTCAACTTCCATCATCCCGAGATCCCTGTCGCCGTACTGCTGGTTATCGCCACCCTGCTCGGCCTGCTAATGGGCATTATCAACGGGCTGCTGGTCTGGAAGCTCGGCATCCCGGCGATTGTCGTAACGCTCGGCACCATGAGCATCTTCCGGGGGATTATCTTCCTGCTGACCAACGGCGGCTGGATCAATGCTCACCAGATGAGCGCTGGCTTCCTGGCACTGCCGCGCACCGCCGTGCTGGGGATGCCGCTTTTGAGCTGGTGTGCCGTGGCAGCCCTGCTGCTGATCGGTTACTTCCTGCGCTACAGCCGCACCGGGCGCGCCATGTATACCGCCGGAGGCAACGCCACCGCCGCGTACTACACGGGCATCAACGCCGGGAAAATGCAGTTCGTCAGCTTCAGCCTGAGCGGCGCGCTGGCAGGGTTCTGCGGCTACCTGTGGATTTCGCGCTTTGCCGTTGCGTATGTTGACGTGGCTAACGGTTTTGAACTGCAAATCGTAGCAGCCTGTGTCATAGGCGGCATAAGCACCATGGGCGGCATTGGTCGCGTGCTGGGCTGCCTTTTCGGCGCGCTGTTCCTCGGCGTTATCAATAACGCACTGCCGGTGATCGGCGTCTCGCCGTTCTGGCAGATGGCGATTTCCGGGGCGGTGATTGTGATTGCGGTGCTGCTCAACGAGCGCGGCAACAAGCGTAAAGGCAGGCTGATTCTGCGCGACGTCGCGCTCTCCCGACAAAAAGAGGCGGTGAAACCATGA